A genomic stretch from Malus domestica chromosome 15, GDT2T_hap1 includes:
- the LOC139191912 gene encoding annexin D5-like, whose amino-acid sequence MASVTIPPVLTSPRDDTISLSSELSGNTKKAVLLWMHEPLTRDATIIRQTLTVEGVMDLRAIIEVICSRTPSQILHFKNPISTSEWFNCVLQITGRFTINSQPLLSLLSQLLTS is encoded by the coding sequence ATGGCCTCTGTGACTATACCGCCGGTGCTTACATCCCCCAGAGACGACACAATTAGCCTCTCCTCCGAGCTCAGCGGCAACACCAAGAAGGCTGTACTCCTCTGGATGCACGAACCCCTAACCCGCGATGCCACCATCATCCGCCAGACACTGACCGTAGAAGGCGTCATGGACCTCAGAGCAATCATCGAAGTCATCTGCTCAAGAACCCCATCTCAAATCCTCCACTTCAAGAACCCCATCTCAACCTCAGAGTGGTTCAACTGCGTGTTGCAGATCACGGGCCGATTCACGATCAACAGCcaaccccttctctctctcctctcccaaCTGCTTACTTCATAG